One Aliidongia dinghuensis DNA segment encodes these proteins:
- a CDS encoding molybdopterin-dependent oxidoreductase encodes MRVLLAGVVAALALAAPSAWADVAVTGAVTKPLALTPAALAAEPLVSLHVAFATSHGDEAADYAGVPLWTVLQRAGLVDGQAKGAHLRHGILVTGADGYGVLLAIGELDPEFAGKQVILAVKRDGQPLAGDEGVRLVVPGDKRGGRSVRHVVKIEVE; translated from the coding sequence ATGCGCGTCCTGCTTGCGGGGGTCGTGGCTGCGCTGGCGCTGGCGGCACCCTCGGCCTGGGCTGACGTCGCCGTGACCGGCGCCGTCACGAAGCCGCTCGCGCTCACGCCGGCAGCACTCGCGGCCGAGCCGCTGGTATCGCTGCACGTGGCATTCGCGACCAGCCATGGCGACGAGGCGGCGGATTACGCCGGCGTGCCGCTCTGGACCGTGCTGCAGCGGGCCGGCCTGGTCGACGGCCAGGCCAAGGGCGCGCATCTGCGCCACGGCATCCTGGTAACCGGCGCCGATGGCTATGGCGTGCTGCTCGCGATCGGCGAGCTCGATCCCGAGTTTGCCGGCAAGCAGGTGATCCTGGCGGTCAAGCGCGACGGCCAGCCCTTGGCCGGCGACGAGGGCGTCCGCCTCGTCGTGCCCGGCGACAAACGCGGCGGCCGCAGCGTGCGCCATGTCGTGAAGATCGAGGTGGAGTAG